One window from the genome of Leptospira broomii serovar Hurstbridge str. 5399 encodes:
- a CDS encoding molybdopterin molybdotransferase MoeA — protein sequence MISVEEAVSRILNQVESASSVTVSLKDAIGRVLAQSVNADRDYPPFNRATMDGFAIREEGFSPDRIYKFRREVSAGMSIDLYPEEEAVRIMTGAPVPDGLNVVIKVEDSREQNTAGEIRFEAKSIKKYLNIALQGEDLKKGDLVFSGGETLSTAAISLLASLGKRDIKVSAPPKISIVSTGNEVVSIEQDPLPWQIRDSNSYSLFSFLFKFGIEPEFVTLVPDDESKIREALTKGLESDILLLSGGVSMGNLDLIPPVLKSLSVEQLFHKVLIKPGKPIWFGKRKRTAVFGLPGNPFSVQVCARIFVEPYIRKFLGMNSEQPLRVPFLGSRKKKNQLSEYFPVVLQTSDRTGVSPKLFNGSGDIRAGLFSDGIALHPSNSESIEVGDFVEFRAW from the coding sequence TTGATCTCGGTAGAGGAAGCGGTTTCCCGAATCTTAAATCAAGTCGAATCTGCATCCTCCGTGACAGTCTCGCTAAAGGATGCGATCGGACGAGTGCTTGCCCAATCCGTTAATGCGGATCGAGATTATCCTCCGTTCAATAGGGCTACGATGGACGGATTTGCCATTCGCGAAGAAGGATTTTCTCCGGATCGCATCTACAAATTTAGGCGAGAAGTCTCCGCAGGTATGTCAATCGATCTATATCCGGAAGAGGAGGCCGTCCGGATCATGACTGGAGCTCCCGTTCCTGACGGGTTAAACGTAGTCATTAAAGTAGAAGATAGTAGAGAACAAAATACGGCCGGTGAAATTCGGTTCGAAGCCAAGTCTATAAAGAAATACTTAAATATAGCGCTACAAGGCGAAGATCTTAAAAAAGGGGATCTTGTATTTTCGGGCGGGGAAACGCTTTCGACTGCCGCGATTTCTTTGCTAGCCTCTCTCGGGAAACGGGATATTAAAGTTTCCGCGCCTCCAAAAATTAGCATCGTTTCGACGGGGAACGAAGTCGTATCGATCGAGCAAGACCCTTTGCCTTGGCAAATTCGGGATTCCAATTCCTATTCTCTATTTTCATTTCTATTCAAATTCGGAATCGAACCCGAATTCGTTACTTTAGTACCCGACGACGAATCTAAAATACGCGAGGCCCTCACAAAAGGATTAGAATCGGATATTCTTTTACTCTCGGGGGGAGTTTCGATGGGGAACCTAGATTTAATTCCCCCTGTTCTAAAAAGTTTATCGGTAGAACAATTGTTTCATAAGGTTTTGATAAAGCCGGGTAAACCGATTTGGTTCGGAAAACGAAAGAGGACCGCTGTCTTTGGATTACCCGGGAATCCTTTCAGCGTCCAAGTATGCGCTCGTATTTTCGTAGAACCTTATATTCGAAAATTTTTAGGTATGAATTCGGAACAACCTTTACGGGTTCCGTTCTTAGGATCCAGAAAAAAGAAGAACCAACTCTCCGAATATTTTCCAGTAGTCCTGCAAACTAGCGACAGAACAGGCGTTTCGCCCAAACTATTTAACGGGAGCGGGGATATTCGGGCCGGATTATTTTCGGATGGAATCGCTTTACATCCCTCGAACAGCGAATCGATTGAAGTCGGTGATTTTGTCGAATTTCGAGCCTGGTAA
- the moaCB gene encoding bifunctional molybdenum cofactor biosynthesis protein MoaC/MoaB, with product MNDITGKRVTLRTAQAEGFVFCKSETVARIRQNNLPKGDLFEVAKAAALLASKKTSELIPHCHPVPIDFFSVEFEILQEKNAIRILTSAKSIGKTGIEMEALTGVSIAALVIYDLLKPIDKELEISAIRLLEKKGGKSDSHITKFAAGSRAAILTCSDSTFSGKREDGSGPAIEELLREQGVEIAEKKIVPDEPEEIRKTILSWADQKLDLIVTSGGTGLGPRDNTSDTVKSILEQEIPGIAETMRAFGQDRTPFAMLSRSIAGRIGKTLVICVPGSTNGAKESLQAILPAIFHAKKMMRGEGH from the coding sequence ATGAATGATATCACGGGAAAACGAGTTACCTTAAGAACCGCGCAAGCGGAAGGATTCGTCTTTTGCAAGTCGGAGACGGTCGCGAGGATCAGGCAAAACAATCTTCCTAAGGGCGATCTTTTCGAAGTCGCAAAGGCCGCGGCTCTATTAGCCTCCAAAAAAACATCGGAACTCATTCCTCATTGCCATCCGGTTCCGATAGATTTCTTTTCCGTAGAATTCGAGATTCTTCAAGAAAAGAATGCAATTCGAATTCTTACCTCCGCAAAATCGATAGGAAAAACCGGAATCGAGATGGAAGCCCTGACAGGAGTCTCGATCGCGGCGCTTGTTATTTACGATCTTCTTAAACCGATAGATAAGGAATTGGAAATCTCCGCCATTCGTCTTTTGGAAAAGAAAGGAGGCAAGAGCGATTCCCATATCACAAAATTTGCCGCAGGTTCAAGAGCTGCAATTCTAACATGTTCCGATTCCACTTTTTCGGGAAAGAGGGAAGACGGTTCAGGTCCTGCAATCGAAGAATTGTTAAGAGAACAAGGCGTGGAAATAGCGGAAAAAAAAATCGTTCCGGATGAGCCCGAGGAAATTCGTAAGACTATTTTAAGTTGGGCCGATCAAAAACTGGATTTAATCGTAACCTCCGGAGGAACCGGACTTGGACCTCGAGACAATACTTCGGATACGGTCAAAAGTATCCTAGAACAGGAAATTCCCGGGATCGCGGAAACCATGAGAGCCTTCGGGCAGGATCGAACTCCGTTTGCAATGTTATCCCGTTCGATAGCAGGAAGAATCGGAAAGACTTTGGTCATTTGTGTACCTGGAAGTACGAATGGAGCCAAGGAAAGTTTGCAAGCGATTCTTCCGGCAATCTTCCATGCAAAAAAAATGATGCGAGGAGAAGGGCATTGA
- a CDS encoding nucleoside-diphosphate kinase has protein sequence MARTFIMIKPDGVKNKHVGDILQRIEKEGFKILGLKYLKLSLEDAKQFYKVHSARPFYNDLCNYMSSGPIVAAALERENAVQHWRDVIGATDPKEAAAGTIRALFAESKEANAVHGSDSDDNSALEISFFFKGNELF, from the coding sequence ATGGCTAGAACGTTTATTATGATTAAACCCGACGGTGTAAAAAATAAGCACGTCGGAGACATCCTTCAACGGATCGAAAAAGAAGGATTCAAGATTCTCGGACTGAAATACCTCAAACTTTCTCTAGAAGACGCTAAGCAATTTTATAAAGTTCACTCTGCTCGTCCCTTCTACAATGATCTGTGCAATTATATGTCTTCCGGACCGATTGTTGCAGCTGCTCTCGAAAGAGAAAATGCAGTACAGCATTGGAGAGACGTTATCGGAGCGACCGATCCTAAGGAAGCTGCCGCCGGAACGATCCGAGCTCTATTTGCGGAAAGTAAAGAAGCAAACGCGGTTCATGGCTCCGACTCCGACGATAACTCGGCTCTTGAAATCAGCTTTTTCTTCAAAGGTAACGAATTATTCTAA
- the coaD gene encoding pantetheine-phosphate adenylyltransferase, with translation MTRIAIYPGSFDPLTNGHVDILQRSMGLFDKVIIGVAVNSSKSFLFSIEERLSFIRQVTEGWSNLEIDTFEGLTVDYCRKRGAKSIIRGLRAVTDFDYEYAISLMNKKLAPEIETIFLMSSNEYSFVSSTIVKEVARHGRDVSAQVPDIVSKALLKKLSK, from the coding sequence ATGACAAGAATTGCAATATACCCCGGTTCCTTTGACCCGCTTACAAACGGCCACGTGGATATCCTTCAGAGATCCATGGGTCTCTTCGATAAAGTCATCATCGGGGTTGCCGTAAACTCGAGTAAAAGCTTCCTTTTTTCGATCGAAGAACGATTGAGTTTTATTCGTCAGGTTACGGAAGGTTGGTCTAATTTGGAAATCGATACCTTCGAAGGATTAACCGTAGATTATTGCAGAAAGCGTGGTGCAAAGAGTATCATTAGGGGACTCCGTGCGGTAACCGATTTCGATTATGAGTATGCAATTTCCCTAATGAATAAGAAACTGGCTCCTGAAATTGAAACAATTTTTCTCATGTCTTCCAACGAATATTCGTTCGTATCTTCGACGATCGTTAAGGAAGTAGCAAGACACGGCCGCGATGTCTCCGCCCAAGTACCGGATATCGTAAGCAAAGCATTACTAAAAAAACTATCGAAATAA
- a CDS encoding argininosuccinate synthase, translating to MAAQKNIKKIVLAYSGGLDTSVILTWLKETYGCEVIAFTADVGQKEELTGLEEKGIKTGASKVYIEDLRLEFARDFIFPAIQGNAIYEMRYLLGTSLARPLIAKAMAEVGKKEGADAFAHGATGKGNDQVRFELAFKSLAPEKEIIAPWRTWSFGGRADLIEYAKSKGIPVPVTASKPYSMDRNLMHISYEGGILEDPYKEPNEDMFLLTVSPEKAPDSPEYVELDFQEGNCVAVNGKKLNPLEVMETLNTLGGKHGIGRVDIVENRLVGIKSRGVYETPGGTILFHAHRDLESITIDRDTQHHKDKLSIELAELIYNGHWFSSRMAAVRAFISETQRFVTGTVKLKLYKGNATVVGRKSQISLYNPEMATFEKEELYNQKDAEGFINLYGLPAKEAARLRKK from the coding sequence ATGGCGGCTCAAAAGAATATTAAAAAGATCGTACTCGCATACTCGGGTGGATTGGACACTTCTGTTATCTTGACCTGGTTAAAAGAAACCTACGGCTGCGAAGTCATAGCCTTTACCGCCGACGTCGGCCAGAAAGAAGAACTGACCGGATTGGAAGAGAAAGGAATTAAAACAGGGGCGTCAAAAGTATATATCGAAGATCTTCGGTTGGAGTTCGCCCGGGATTTCATTTTTCCGGCCATCCAAGGGAATGCAATTTACGAAATGCGTTACTTGTTAGGAACGTCTTTAGCACGTCCGCTTATCGCGAAAGCGATGGCCGAAGTCGGTAAAAAAGAAGGAGCGGATGCCTTCGCACACGGAGCAACGGGGAAAGGAAACGACCAAGTCCGGTTCGAACTAGCGTTTAAATCTCTGGCTCCCGAAAAGGAGATTATAGCTCCTTGGAGGACCTGGAGCTTCGGAGGACGCGCCGACCTTATCGAATATGCAAAGTCAAAAGGAATTCCCGTGCCAGTCACGGCTTCAAAGCCCTATTCGATGGACCGTAACCTCATGCATATTTCCTACGAGGGTGGAATCTTAGAAGATCCGTACAAAGAACCTAACGAAGATATGTTTTTGCTTACGGTTTCTCCCGAGAAGGCTCCGGATTCTCCCGAATATGTGGAATTGGATTTTCAAGAAGGGAACTGTGTCGCGGTAAACGGCAAAAAATTGAATCCGCTAGAAGTTATGGAGACCCTTAACACGTTGGGCGGGAAGCACGGGATCGGCCGCGTCGATATCGTGGAAAACAGACTCGTGGGAATTAAATCTAGAGGGGTCTATGAAACTCCCGGTGGAACGATCCTATTTCACGCACATAGAGATCTCGAATCTATCACTATCGACCGGGATACGCAGCATCATAAAGATAAACTTTCCATCGAATTAGCGGAACTCATATACAACGGACATTGGTTCTCATCTCGGATGGCCGCCGTTCGAGCCTTTATTTCGGAGACGCAAAGATTTGTCACAGGAACCGTAAAACTAAAACTTTATAAGGGGAACGCGACGGTCGTAGGGAGAAAATCCCAAATCTCTTTGTACAATCCTGAAATGGCAACCTTCGAAAAAGAAGAGCTCTATAACCAAAAAGACGCCGAAGGGTTTATAAATTTGTACGGACTTCCCGCTAAAGAAGCAGCGAGATTAAGAAAAAAATGA
- a CDS encoding DUF2779 domain-containing protein: MRTAARRFSFLFPENIRRKLLFQVLAPYREEGLPLLGRSAYQAGLHCELKLWIQVKDPTAKSAEAQNQYISPKQKSILREIANRFYPEAIHARYNDRTTRAMLARNEAVRGAALQTDFFDFRADFLLPKLDGWEIVVVKASSSMKKSYSQELSFLRMVMEEAGFHVAQSTLLFLNSKYLYQGGDVDQNALFIRKDVSKESLAALPITRERAFRMLEVLEETSLPPRANVKSCEHPRSCHYPDNCLSDAPPGDLFSLREGKEETLRLWNAGVRNLSEIVDYDEFTVRQKIQINAIKSGREYLNKGKLLEFMDKLRFPLYFLDFETINPPVPIYQKSNPFQHIPFLFSLHVLRSNLNEEPEEFSYIDDNIIDPRLGILQSLSDKVSAGGTILAFNDTFEKRCLKESVQVFPEFRNWCESIESDFLDLALPFWDFDYYHPDQNGTTSLKSVLPVLTGENYKSLTINAGYLANSEFLRIKTETVSDEERKKVQSDLKKYCRMDTYALVLILRKLSEKLDWVPKL; encoded by the coding sequence GTGAGAACCGCTGCAAGGCGGTTCTCCTTTCTTTTTCCCGAGAATATTCGCAGAAAATTACTTTTTCAAGTTCTGGCTCCGTACAGAGAGGAAGGTCTTCCTCTCTTAGGAAGATCGGCTTACCAGGCCGGACTCCATTGCGAATTGAAACTTTGGATACAAGTCAAAGATCCGACCGCAAAATCGGCCGAAGCACAGAATCAATATATTTCACCTAAGCAAAAATCGATTCTGCGGGAAATCGCGAATCGATTTTATCCCGAGGCGATTCACGCCAGATATAACGACCGAACAACTAGAGCGATGCTAGCCAGAAACGAAGCCGTTCGAGGAGCGGCATTGCAAACCGACTTTTTCGATTTCAGGGCGGACTTTCTCCTCCCTAAGCTAGACGGATGGGAGATCGTCGTGGTTAAGGCTTCTTCCTCGATGAAGAAATCTTATTCGCAAGAATTGTCTTTTTTAAGAATGGTCATGGAGGAAGCGGGCTTTCACGTAGCTCAGAGTACATTATTATTTTTGAATTCTAAGTATTTATATCAGGGAGGAGACGTCGATCAAAACGCCCTCTTTATCCGCAAAGACGTTAGCAAGGAATCTTTGGCCGCTCTACCCATTACTAGGGAACGAGCATTTAGAATGTTGGAAGTCCTGGAAGAGACTTCGCTCCCGCCCAGGGCAAACGTAAAATCTTGCGAACATCCTCGAAGCTGCCATTATCCGGACAATTGCCTATCGGACGCCCCGCCAGGAGATTTATTTTCGTTAAGAGAAGGTAAAGAAGAAACACTTCGTCTGTGGAATGCTGGAGTTCGAAATCTTTCCGAAATCGTCGACTATGACGAATTTACCGTCAGACAAAAAATCCAAATAAATGCCATAAAAAGCGGAAGAGAATATCTTAATAAGGGGAAGCTGCTGGAGTTTATGGATAAATTACGATTTCCGCTGTATTTCTTGGATTTCGAAACCATTAACCCTCCTGTACCGATTTATCAAAAATCCAATCCATTTCAACATATCCCGTTCCTATTTTCTCTTCATGTTCTTCGCAGTAATTTAAATGAAGAACCTGAAGAATTTTCATACATCGACGACAACATTATCGATCCAAGATTGGGTATTTTACAATCTCTCTCCGATAAGGTCAGCGCCGGAGGCACAATTCTAGCGTTCAACGACACATTCGAAAAGCGTTGTCTCAAAGAATCGGTACAAGTTTTTCCCGAATTCCGAAATTGGTGTGAATCCATTGAATCTGACTTTCTGGACTTAGCCCTGCCATTCTGGGATTTTGATTATTATCACCCCGACCAAAACGGAACGACCTCCCTTAAATCCGTTCTTCCGGTGTTAACCGGTGAGAATTATAAAAGTTTGACCATCAATGCCGGCTATCTGGCAAATTCGGAATTCTTACGGATAAAAACGGAAACGGTAAGCGACGAAGAGAGAAAAAAAGTACAATCAGACCTGAAGAAATATTGTCGCATGGACACATACGCGCTTGTACTCATACTTCGAAAGCTTTCCGAAAAGTTGGATTGGGTTCCAAAACTCTAA
- a CDS encoding ACP S-malonyltransferase has product MAIANFLNEAKAQGNRLFLQFGGQGSPWLKELSKLYESDPSLKEFFDIAFKSLAEELPHLDKKYIPQGYDFESWLKNPESAPDESYLCSATVSIVGIFLTQVGNYVSLTHKGFPTSELVSNAVGATGHSQGVIPAVLIALGKEGSEFYKEFSKFLKFVLYLGYRAQEQYGIFSPTEDLLKGNEEIGDKQPAPMVAVIGYSPTELDERVKAINSELGLTGLKSLYVSLYNTPDSNIISGDPDKLLLFRKKYKAEMDERKIKFVYLRTTAPFHCPLMEGTENSVPKDMERIGFAYKGSDLKIPVFSIFDGRNFQNESGVALPLFREVLIKALHWNKAITTFAKTPKLVGIDFGPSVVSQKLTQANLEASENKIYSASSPKDIKVLLA; this is encoded by the coding sequence ATGGCAATAGCAAACTTCCTGAACGAAGCCAAAGCACAAGGCAATCGACTATTCCTTCAATTCGGAGGACAAGGATCTCCTTGGTTAAAAGAACTTTCCAAGCTCTATGAATCGGACCCATCCCTAAAGGAATTCTTCGATATCGCCTTTAAATCTCTTGCGGAAGAACTTCCACACCTAGATAAAAAATACATCCCTCAAGGCTATGACTTCGAATCCTGGCTAAAGAATCCTGAATCCGCTCCGGATGAAAGTTACCTTTGCAGCGCCACCGTTTCCATCGTAGGAATCTTCCTAACCCAGGTCGGAAATTACGTCTCTTTGACTCATAAAGGATTTCCGACATCCGAATTGGTATCGAATGCGGTAGGTGCGACAGGACATAGCCAAGGTGTCATCCCTGCGGTATTGATCGCACTCGGCAAAGAGGGCTCGGAATTTTACAAAGAATTTTCAAAATTCCTGAAGTTCGTTCTATATCTCGGATATCGCGCTCAAGAGCAATACGGGATATTCAGCCCGACTGAAGATTTACTGAAAGGCAACGAAGAGATCGGCGATAAGCAACCGGCTCCGATGGTCGCAGTAATCGGTTATTCCCCGACCGAATTGGATGAAAGAGTCAAGGCAATCAATTCGGAGTTAGGACTCACTGGATTGAAATCACTTTACGTTTCTCTTTACAACACTCCGGATTCGAATATCATTTCCGGCGATCCCGATAAACTTCTTCTATTTCGCAAAAAGTACAAAGCCGAGATGGATGAACGAAAAATCAAATTCGTATATCTCAGAACGACCGCCCCTTTTCATTGTCCGTTAATGGAAGGCACTGAAAATTCCGTTCCTAAGGATATGGAAAGAATCGGTTTTGCTTATAAAGGGTCCGATTTAAAAATTCCGGTCTTCTCGATTTTTGACGGACGAAATTTTCAGAACGAGTCGGGCGTAGCTCTTCCTTTGTTCAGAGAAGTTCTGATCAAAGCTCTACATTGGAATAAAGCGATAACGACTTTCGCAAAGACCCCTAAATTAGTAGGTATAGATTTCGGGCCTAGCGTCGTTTCTCAGAAATTAACCCAAGCGAATTTAGAAGCGTCCGAAAACAAAATTTACAGTGCATCTAGTCCAAAAGACATTAAGGTCCTTTTGGCTTAA
- a CDS encoding ABC transporter ATP-binding protein — MIKVRNLSKFYGKKLAIDRLNFELKEGEIVGLLGLNGAGKTTTIRILTGYLIATDGICELDGLNTFEHPLQVKRKIGYLPETPPLYPELTVSEYLVFASRIKQIDEENIESELERVCSLTDLSSVKDKVIETLSLGFKKRVGIAQAILGNPEVIIMDEPISGLDPKQIVEIRSLIQNLQEKHTILLSSHILPEVYKTCNRFLFLHNGRIVYQCDRSELEKEMENLSGLEVTLSGKPKAEIEAYLTGISNKVGATIRFVGEEPQGITFLVNTGSERKFKEELYFGINSSGILPEYIRKQDVTLEQIFMNKV, encoded by the coding sequence ATGATAAAAGTAAGGAACCTTTCCAAATTTTACGGAAAGAAACTGGCAATTGACCGGTTGAACTTTGAACTGAAAGAGGGCGAGATCGTCGGCCTTCTCGGTTTAAACGGCGCCGGAAAAACTACAACCATTCGAATTTTGACGGGATATCTGATCGCGACCGATGGAATCTGCGAGCTAGATGGTTTGAATACCTTCGAGCACCCTCTTCAGGTGAAGAGAAAAATCGGATATCTTCCCGAAACTCCCCCTCTTTATCCCGAGCTAACGGTATCGGAATATCTGGTCTTTGCTTCGCGAATCAAACAGATTGATGAAGAGAATATCGAATCCGAACTCGAAAGAGTCTGTTCATTAACCGACCTCTCCAGCGTAAAAGATAAGGTAATCGAAACTCTTTCGCTCGGATTTAAAAAACGCGTCGGTATCGCGCAAGCGATCTTGGGAAATCCGGAAGTGATCATTATGGACGAACCGATCTCGGGTCTGGATCCGAAGCAAATCGTCGAAATCCGAAGCCTGATTCAAAACTTGCAAGAGAAACACACGATTTTGCTTTCGAGTCATATTCTTCCGGAAGTTTATAAAACGTGTAATCGGTTTCTATTCCTTCACAATGGGAGAATCGTGTATCAATGCGATCGATCGGAGTTGGAAAAGGAAATGGAAAATCTTTCCGGTTTGGAAGTAACGCTTTCGGGTAAACCTAAAGCGGAGATCGAAGCCTACCTGACCGGGATTTCGAATAAAGTCGGGGCTACGATCCGTTTTGTAGGAGAAGAACCGCAAGGGATTACTTTTCTAGTTAATACCGGATCGGAAAGAAAGTTCAAAGAGGAACTTTATTTCGGAATTAATTCTTCGGGAATCCTGCCGGAATATATACGTAAGCAGGACGTGACCCTGGAACAGATCTTTATGAACAAAGTTTAA
- a CDS encoding ABC transporter permease, giving the protein MFRNIKWIFWKEVRVFFGTYLAPLVLGGTAFLNSLFVLILNFNSGTNYAETTVVTFISFMSTILIAMLIVSMGSITEERNRGTLELLFTSPVTDLEIVVGKFLFGAFVCLIVSVLVDGLFPLFLYFFWKAPLYIVASGTIGVFLLGLFTFAVGLFGSSLGKNQMISMLISIMILLTLWVIGFFSYLFDAVTRKVLFHLHIFSHFIGFSKGVLPLNSIVFFLSGTIFFLYLTVKVLESRRWRG; this is encoded by the coding sequence ATGTTTCGTAATATAAAATGGATTTTTTGGAAGGAAGTGAGGGTATTCTTCGGGACCTATCTTGCTCCTTTAGTATTAGGTGGTACGGCGTTCTTAAATTCCCTTTTTGTCCTGATCCTTAATTTCAATTCTGGGACGAATTATGCGGAGACGACGGTCGTAACTTTCATTTCCTTTATGAGCACGATTTTAATCGCAATGCTTATTGTGTCTATGGGATCGATTACGGAAGAGAGAAATCGAGGAACTCTAGAGTTACTCTTTACCTCCCCCGTAACCGACTTGGAAATCGTAGTCGGAAAATTTTTATTCGGTGCCTTTGTTTGTTTGATCGTTTCGGTCTTGGTAGACGGACTCTTTCCATTATTCTTATATTTCTTTTGGAAAGCTCCTTTGTATATCGTCGCTTCCGGAACGATCGGAGTTTTTTTACTCGGGTTGTTTACGTTTGCAGTGGGTTTATTCGGTTCAAGTTTAGGAAAGAATCAGATGATATCCATGTTGATTTCCATTATGATTTTGCTGACGCTCTGGGTAATAGGATTCTTCTCGTATCTCTTCGATGCGGTTACTAGGAAAGTTTTATTTCATTTGCACATTTTTTCCCATTTTATCGGGTTTTCGAAAGGAGTGCTTCCTTTGAACAGCATCGTTTTCTTTTTGAGCGGAACAATATTCTTTTTATATTTAACGGTCAAAGTTCTCGAATCTAGGAGGTGGAGAGGATGA
- a CDS encoding motility-associated ABC transporter substrate-binding family protein, translating into MKNELFRRILSWGSILGLLLFFPIYDSLIAVGSKLGFSLGVLALFVAAGSISFLIPKKDEKDMNQLASSGLGIGALGIYFLRSYLEDFALQKGGAAPVWISSVREFLLVILVLFVLGSFFLGLLREWERESLGAQSSLKSSKQGLIRDFLLGTGILLLIIILANYVSTIRNHNFDLSSHGQFSFSLEAKKLLKQLPEGEIDVIAFYPRPLESSPSSDKSNSLALRRIRPDLEILLGQLTSIHPAFKVKFINADVELDELADFGQVSNGIVLVRFKKKGATAVEKFPEQRISVKDKSDLEDFERKFVQAVVNVTTNERKIYFTESNGERYSQVFQNLPNERLNRLSAGLAFLNFKVFGLGFKDGWPPKVPDNADLLAITGPTVPFGPEARAAILDYVVKRNGKVLITIEPKGGETFDWLLQEAGYSFIKTGFSQVPSQPGVIVTKSFRKHPIEESLSKKDLGVVFPYSGYFEAKVAPGNKKEFDSFILLESGGDAYLDPNQNGKQDPGEEKKNLPIGLVLQTIQKTETSPADVVPGAPPIPSIPNDSAVREQGRIVIYSGTSWLTDQYLPFAANYELASSSTTWMYQNLSLPAIAPKKEEIQTVSLTDGQKRAVWILGMFVFPGLIAGLGSIYVIRRRKIGRKDEN; encoded by the coding sequence ATGAAGAACGAATTATTTCGCAGAATTCTTTCCTGGGGATCCATCCTAGGCTTACTTCTTTTCTTTCCGATTTACGATAGCTTGATTGCAGTCGGTTCTAAATTAGGTTTTTCTTTAGGAGTTCTGGCCCTTTTCGTCGCAGCCGGAAGTATTTCTTTTTTAATTCCTAAGAAAGATGAAAAGGATATGAACCAGTTGGCTTCATCCGGACTGGGAATCGGTGCATTAGGAATTTATTTCTTACGATCTTATTTGGAAGATTTTGCTCTCCAAAAGGGAGGCGCCGCTCCCGTCTGGATCTCTTCGGTCCGGGAATTCCTATTAGTAATTTTGGTCCTTTTCGTTCTCGGAAGTTTTTTTCTAGGTTTATTAAGAGAATGGGAAAGGGAATCGTTAGGCGCACAATCTAGTTTAAAATCGTCAAAGCAGGGGCTGATTCGCGACTTCCTTTTAGGAACAGGCATTTTACTCTTGATTATCATTTTGGCGAACTACGTTTCGACCATCAGAAATCATAATTTCGATTTAAGTTCCCATGGACAATTTTCCTTTTCCTTAGAAGCAAAAAAACTTTTGAAACAGCTTCCGGAAGGCGAGATAGACGTGATCGCCTTTTATCCGAGGCCTTTGGAAAGCTCGCCAAGTTCGGATAAGTCGAATTCGCTAGCTTTACGGAGAATTCGTCCTGATCTCGAAATCTTGTTGGGTCAGCTTACCTCAATTCACCCTGCATTTAAAGTTAAGTTCATTAACGCGGATGTGGAATTGGACGAACTCGCAGATTTCGGTCAGGTTTCGAACGGGATAGTACTAGTACGCTTCAAGAAAAAAGGGGCTACTGCCGTTGAAAAATTTCCCGAACAAAGGATCAGTGTAAAGGATAAGTCCGACCTGGAAGATTTTGAAAGAAAATTCGTTCAAGCCGTTGTTAACGTGACCACCAACGAGAGAAAGATCTACTTTACGGAATCGAACGGTGAGCGCTATTCTCAAGTATTTCAAAATTTACCAAATGAAAGATTAAATCGACTCAGCGCAGGTTTGGCGTTTTTGAATTTCAAAGTTTTCGGCCTGGGATTCAAAGACGGATGGCCTCCGAAGGTTCCGGATAATGCCGATCTTTTAGCGATTACAGGACCGACCGTACCGTTCGGTCCTGAGGCGCGAGCCGCAATCTTGGATTATGTTGTGAAACGAAACGGTAAAGTTCTGATTACGATCGAACCAAAGGGAGGAGAAACTTTCGATTGGCTTTTACAAGAAGCCGGCTATAGTTTTATTAAAACCGGTTTTTCTCAGGTTCCATCCCAACCGGGAGTTATCGTAACTAAATCCTTTCGTAAGCATCCGATCGAGGAATCTCTTTCCAAGAAAGATCTGGGGGTAGTATTTCCGTATTCCGGTTATTTCGAAGCTAAGGTTGCTCCCGGAAATAAAAAGGAATTCGATTCCTTTATTCTACTAGAAAGTGGAGGAGACGCCTATCTCGACCCGAATCAAAACGGCAAACAAGATCCGGGAGAAGAAAAAAAGAATCTTCCGATCGGGCTAGTTCTTCAAACAATCCAGAAAACCGAAACTTCTCCAGCAGACGTGGTTCCGGGAGCTCCTCCGATTCCCTCTATTCCGAACGATTCCGCTGTTAGAGAACAGGGAAGAATAGTTATTTATTCCGGAACTTCTTGGTTAACCGATCAGTATCTTCCTTTTGCGGCAAACTATGAACTTGCTAGCTCTTCGACCACTTGGATGTATCAGAATTTAAGTCTGCCTGCAATTGCCCCCAAGAAAGAAGAGATACAAACGGTTTCGCTGACCGACGGGCAAAAGAGGGCGGTGTGGATCTTGGGAATGTTCGTCTTTCCTGGTTTAATTGCAGGATTAGGTTCGATTTATGTGATTCGAAGAAGAAAAATCGGGAGGAAGGATGAGAACTAA